In Litorimonas taeanensis, one DNA window encodes the following:
- a CDS encoding phosphoenolpyruvate carboxylase, giving the protein MRPPKADELLAKLRSQLEHHQDAVIQDPQANVVKLLAYDISKNVEEREIAFKDIEALIKQLSDQGAIARARRLRRRAGLEQLEAFNTKVDDIAKAKAKEGWEAFKNWAEKPGLGIVLTAHPTFSLSRDIRNCLGALASKPEGEYEAEKAQLKTHPYLPKRAPTLIEEHEDTQATLERIQGALNLINSKTLSVAQKAFPKQWKTLTPHLADAYSWVGYDIDGRTDISWGDALRLRLSEKYTQLQRYLKSARNLQSLGGLSSKSEAALDTLVDKLSDAAASSKRDLTLFEKDITLPENLVAAANNLTRGSTRRFTNLDEAIKLLGETIEGAGDDSAKALIVLRAQMVAFGLGTARIHFRLNARHVLSAIKPIFGMDRKSSDNRTLLNRATKLTKEVEALPVNFASLALEKSTAHEKMILSAQIHKYIDDKTPIRLLIAETEDSLVPLGVLYLARLYGLENHLDISPLFETADALNNGGRIIGKMLANPVYRDYVKARGIFAIQTGFSDAGRFMGQIPATLAIERLHSHFAHQMEKYEMQDVTPLVFNTHGEGLGRGGHPGAIEERVDYAMSPWAIRQFEKRGLHLCHELSFQGGDGFLWFQTPAMAEGTTLSLIAARYADRSQAEDDSFYTENDFSWDIFRTIGSEQDSLYRDPNYLTILGGFGQNVLIPTGSRAVKRAQGGNGTDMFNPRQLRAIPHNAILQQFSTPANIIFGVGRAAAIDPEKFANLLENSARARSIFRLVAISQSRTQLSALTAYGRLFDPGFWISRALSGIEPMLAERCLTVADTLSQSQWRSQITDLANRLRMDQFNSDNTLGQSDLVCTDCDPETLKILHALRLAVVMKMMIIATDLPAIGDENTSQMNVLQRLQTFQIDQILEELKQRYPENKAALTWTEDLVEEAGLKVGGSGGYPHIAETIIKPMERASQLVRQITIAITHQYDAFG; this is encoded by the coding sequence GTGCGCCCTCCAAAAGCCGACGAACTTCTTGCAAAACTTCGCAGTCAGTTAGAACACCATCAAGATGCGGTCATCCAAGACCCGCAAGCCAATGTGGTGAAACTGCTGGCCTATGACATTTCCAAAAATGTCGAGGAACGTGAAATCGCTTTCAAGGATATTGAAGCCCTCATTAAACAATTATCAGACCAAGGCGCTATTGCTCGGGCAAGGCGCCTAAGACGACGCGCAGGTTTGGAACAGCTAGAAGCGTTCAATACCAAAGTCGATGATATCGCCAAAGCCAAAGCCAAAGAAGGCTGGGAAGCCTTTAAAAACTGGGCTGAAAAGCCAGGTTTGGGCATAGTATTGACGGCGCACCCAACCTTTTCCCTTTCCCGCGATATTCGCAATTGCCTCGGTGCTTTGGCTTCAAAACCAGAGGGAGAGTATGAGGCAGAAAAAGCACAGCTAAAAACACATCCATACCTACCTAAACGTGCCCCGACTTTAATAGAAGAACATGAAGACACGCAGGCCACTTTGGAACGTATTCAAGGGGCTTTGAACCTGATTAATTCCAAAACTTTATCGGTTGCTCAGAAAGCTTTCCCGAAACAATGGAAGACATTGACCCCGCATTTGGCGGATGCCTATAGCTGGGTTGGTTATGACATTGATGGCCGGACCGATATTTCCTGGGGGGACGCATTACGGCTTCGTCTTTCCGAGAAATATACCCAGTTACAGCGCTATCTTAAAAGCGCCCGGAATTTACAATCTCTCGGCGGGCTCTCATCCAAGAGTGAAGCGGCTCTCGACACATTGGTTGATAAACTCTCAGACGCTGCAGCCAGTTCAAAGCGTGACCTCACTTTGTTTGAAAAAGATATTACGCTACCAGAGAACCTTGTAGCCGCCGCCAATAATCTTACGCGGGGGTCAACACGTCGTTTCACCAATTTGGATGAAGCCATAAAATTATTAGGTGAAACAATTGAGGGGGCTGGTGATGACAGTGCGAAAGCCCTTATTGTCTTACGGGCGCAAATGGTCGCTTTCGGCTTGGGCACAGCTCGCATCCATTTCCGTTTGAATGCGCGCCATGTGCTTTCGGCAATTAAACCTATCTTCGGTATGGACCGCAAAAGTTCCGACAACCGAACACTTTTAAACCGCGCTACAAAACTCACAAAAGAGGTCGAAGCCCTGCCCGTTAACTTTGCCTCACTCGCGCTAGAAAAAAGCACAGCGCATGAGAAGATGATTTTGTCGGCGCAAATTCATAAATATATCGATGATAAAACGCCTATCCGTCTTTTGATTGCAGAAACAGAAGACAGCCTTGTCCCGCTCGGCGTGCTTTATTTGGCGCGATTATATGGGCTTGAAAACCATTTAGACATCTCGCCTTTATTTGAAACAGCAGACGCGCTCAATAATGGCGGACGGATTATTGGCAAAATGCTCGCCAACCCTGTCTATCGCGATTACGTAAAAGCCCGTGGTATTTTTGCTATTCAAACGGGGTTTTCTGATGCGGGCCGCTTTATGGGTCAAATCCCAGCAACCCTCGCGATTGAACGTCTACATTCTCATTTTGCTCATCAGATGGAAAAATATGAGATGCAAGATGTAACACCGCTTGTCTTTAACACGCACGGCGAAGGCTTAGGGCGCGGCGGACATCCTGGTGCAATTGAAGAACGTGTTGATTATGCCATGAGCCCATGGGCAATCCGCCAATTTGAAAAACGCGGGCTTCACCTTTGTCATGAACTTAGCTTTCAAGGCGGTGATGGTTTCCTCTGGTTCCAAACACCCGCTATGGCCGAAGGCACAACCCTATCCCTTATTGCCGCGCGATATGCGGATAGAAGCCAAGCTGAAGATGACAGTTTTTATACAGAAAATGATTTTTCTTGGGATATATTCCGGACTATCGGCTCGGAACAAGACAGTCTCTATCGCGATCCAAATTACTTAACGATATTAGGTGGCTTCGGGCAAAATGTACTTATCCCAACGGGGTCCCGCGCCGTAAAACGGGCGCAAGGTGGGAACGGAACGGATATGTTCAACCCCCGTCAATTACGAGCCATTCCGCATAATGCGATATTGCAGCAATTCAGTACGCCAGCGAACATCATCTTCGGTGTTGGTCGTGCGGCAGCGATTGATCCTGAAAAATTTGCTAATCTCTTAGAAAATTCAGCGCGAGCGCGCTCTATCTTCCGATTGGTTGCTATTTCTCAGAGCCGAACACAGCTCTCAGCTTTGACAGCCTATGGTCGCTTATTTGACCCCGGCTTCTGGATTAGCCGCGCGCTTTCGGGGATTGAACCCATGCTTGCCGAGCGGTGCCTGACTGTGGCCGATACCCTCAGCCAAAGCCAATGGCGTTCGCAAATTACAGATTTGGCCAATCGCCTACGTATGGACCAGTTCAATAGCGATAATACTTTAGGGCAGTCAGACTTAGTCTGTACAGATTGTGACCCAGAGACGTTGAAAATACTTCACGCCCTCCGCTTGGCTGTCGTCATGAAAATGATGATAATTGCAACAGACCTTCCCGCCATTGGCGACGAAAATACATCTCAGATGAATGTGTTACAGCGCCTTCAGACCTTCCAAATTGACCAAATTTTGGAGGAATTGAAACAGCGCTATCCGGAAAACAAGGCCGCGCTGACTTGGACAGAAGATTTAGTCGAGGAAGCCGGATTAAAAGTTGGCGGCTCTGGCGGCTATCCGCACATTGCCGAGACAATTATTAAACCTATGGAACGGGCCTCTCAGCTTGTCCGCCAAATTACGATAGCGATTACGCATCAATATGATGCCTTTGGCTAG
- the gap gene encoding type I glyceraldehyde-3-phosphate dehydrogenase → MTTRLAINGFGRIGRNVLRALYESGRDDLEVVAINDLSSPENLAHLLKYDSVHGRFSGTVTAKGNTLDIGKGPIEVTSIRNLEDQNWADNNVDIVLECTGIFTSRDAAAKHIAAGAKRVLISAPGTNADKTIVYGVNEDVLTKDDIVVSNGSCTTNGLAPLAKVLHETFGIKNGFMTTVHAYTGDQPTLDTIHRKDYNRGRAAALSMIPTSTGAAKAIGLVMPELDGKLDGKAIRVPTPNVSVVDLVVNTEKAATLEAVNAAFEAAAKGPLKGILQIVEDKTVSIDFNHDPHSSSYMTGETVIMDEKMIRVLSWYDNEWGFSNRMLDTASAMAKFL, encoded by the coding sequence ATGACAACTCGTCTTGCGATTAATGGATTTGGCCGCATTGGCCGGAACGTACTCCGCGCTTTATATGAGAGTGGACGTGACGACCTCGAAGTCGTTGCAATTAATGACCTATCCTCCCCGGAAAATCTGGCGCATTTATTGAAGTATGATTCGGTTCATGGTCGTTTTTCTGGCACGGTAACAGCCAAAGGGAATACGCTCGACATCGGCAAAGGCCCGATTGAGGTCACTTCAATTCGAAACTTAGAGGATCAAAACTGGGCAGATAACAACGTAGATATAGTTTTAGAGTGCACAGGCATTTTCACCAGTCGCGACGCAGCCGCGAAACATATCGCCGCCGGCGCGAAACGCGTTTTAATCTCCGCTCCAGGTACGAATGCAGACAAAACTATCGTTTACGGTGTAAATGAGGATGTCCTGACAAAAGATGATATTGTGGTTTCCAATGGATCTTGCACAACGAACGGCCTCGCCCCTTTAGCAAAGGTTTTGCATGAAACCTTTGGTATTAAAAACGGCTTTATGACGACCGTACATGCTTATACTGGCGATCAACCTACGCTCGATACAATTCACCGTAAGGATTACAATCGTGGCCGCGCCGCTGCCTTGTCTATGATTCCAACCTCTACGGGCGCCGCCAAGGCGATTGGCCTCGTTATGCCAGAGCTCGATGGGAAATTAGACGGCAAAGCCATTCGCGTCCCTACCCCGAATGTCTCTGTTGTGGATTTGGTCGTCAATACAGAAAAAGCCGCCACACTCGAAGCTGTCAACGCCGCTTTTGAAGCCGCAGCCAAAGGGCCTTTGAAAGGCATCTTACAAATTGTCGAAGATAAGACGGTTTCCATTGACTTTAATCATGATCCGCATTCTTCTAGCTATATGACGGGCGAAACCGTCATCATGGATGAGAAGATGATCCGCGTTCTGAGTTGGTATGACAATGAATGGGGTTTCTCAAATCGCATGCTCGACACCGCCTCTGCCATGGCGAAATTTCTTTAA
- a CDS encoding GAF domain-containing protein, whose protein sequence is MTKAQIYKDVLEEIAAVIERETSQTARYATASCLLAGRFDYFFWTGFYEVDPLKEAELVVGPYQGTLGCLRIPFSRGVCGACATKKETIIVRDVHAFEGHIACDSQTNSEIVVPVLNAQNELIAVLDVDSTEFGSFDADDQAGLEAIAAILAV, encoded by the coding sequence ATGACGAAAGCACAAATATATAAAGATGTTCTAGAAGAAATCGCGGCGGTGATTGAGAGAGAAACCTCGCAAACCGCGCGATATGCTACGGCATCGTGTCTCTTGGCGGGGCGGTTCGATTACTTCTTTTGGACAGGGTTTTACGAAGTCGATCCCTTGAAAGAAGCAGAGCTTGTTGTCGGGCCTTATCAAGGCACATTAGGGTGTCTGCGTATACCTTTTTCTCGGGGAGTATGCGGTGCTTGTGCAACGAAAAAGGAAACGATCATCGTTCGCGATGTGCATGCCTTTGAGGGACATATCGCTTGTGATTCTCAGACAAATTCGGAAATTGTCGTTCCCGTTTTAAACGCACAGAATGAATTAATCGCTGTGCTAGACGTAGACAGTACGGAATTCGGATCCTTTGATGCTGATGACCAAGCCGGATTAGAGGCAATTGCGGCTATTCTAGCCGTTTAA
- a CDS encoding LOG family protein, with translation MTKQTENALNAVNSQDEKTSLTLCVFCGAREGYAQNHMALAQHLGREIAHQGHKLVYGGGGLGLMGAVARSAHEHGAPVTGIIPHFLKEAEKTLECVSHKYVETMHERKLAMFEQADAFIVLPGGIGTMEEAVEVFSWLRLNLHEKPLVYLSDTGYWDSLLAAFNHVIDEGFASEETRTDLHSAATVEEALNLVVYEIENPRTRQPIHFDNENYDPETGGVLERG, from the coding sequence ATGACAAAGCAAACTGAAAATGCGCTCAATGCTGTGAATAGCCAAGACGAGAAGACATCCCTTACGCTCTGTGTTTTTTGTGGCGCCCGCGAAGGATATGCCCAAAATCATATGGCACTTGCCCAACATTTAGGCCGCGAAATTGCTCATCAAGGGCATAAGCTAGTTTATGGCGGCGGTGGTTTAGGCTTGATGGGTGCTGTCGCACGATCCGCCCATGAACATGGCGCCCCCGTCACGGGCATCATTCCTCATTTTCTAAAAGAAGCGGAAAAAACGCTCGAATGCGTCTCCCATAAATATGTCGAGACCATGCACGAACGTAAACTCGCAATGTTTGAACAAGCCGACGCCTTCATCGTTTTACCGGGGGGCATAGGTACGATGGAAGAAGCCGTGGAGGTATTTTCATGGCTGCGCCTAAACTTACATGAAAAGCCCCTCGTTTATCTCAGCGACACAGGATATTGGGATAGTTTATTAGCCGCATTTAACCATGTGATTGATGAAGGTTTCGCGAGCGAAGAAACACGGACGGATCTTCACAGTGCAGCCACAGTCGAAGAAGCTCTGAATCTTGTCGTGTATGAGATAGAAAACCCACGGACACGCCAGCCGATACACTTTGACAATGAAAATTACGACCCTGAAACAGGCGGCGTATTAGAGCGCGGTTAA